The DNA segment CTAAGAGGGCAGATGGGACTCTGGATATTTCACCGGAAAGAAGGATTCTGGGCACTCACTCCTGGACGGGGCAGCCCAGTCTTCATTGGAATGAGACTTTAACTCTTGACCTTCTAACTCAGCATTGCAGGACGTGATGCCCTACAATGGTCTCcaatgctctacaacactctataATGGTCTAGAATGCTGGAAGGTCATAAGTTCACATCTCCATAGTGTACGTTGTGAACCATTTGGTATTGGTAGATTGTCATCTGAATATTGTATcggagacaggcacaaaatgctgttgtaactcagcgggacaggcggcatcctcggatagaaggagtgggtgacgtttcgggttgagatgagtctgaaaaagggtcgcaACCACaccgtcacccactcctctccagagatgctgcctgtcccactgagttactccagcattctgtggctATGTCCGGTGaaaactggcacctgcagttccttcctacacattatacatATCATTCAGTGAGGTCCTTCTGAATATTTGTTATCCTGATCAGTTTGTGGACCGATGACCAATATCCTTCTCCATGTAGCGGCTGTGAATCTTACAGCCGGGCCGGTCCCAGCCGGCAGAAGATGCCTTCAATCCCGCAACATCGGCAAAGCCATCCCCACCCgcaccatccccaccctccccatccccacccgcaccaccccaccctccccatccccacccgcaccaccccaccctccccatccccacccgcaccacccccgtcctccccatccccacccgcaccatccccatccccacccgcaccatccccatccccaccctccccatccccaccctccccatccccaccctccccatccccaccctccccatccccacccgcatcatccccacccgcaccatccccaacctccccatccccaacctccccatccccaacctccccatccccaacctccccatccccacctacaccatccccacccacaccatccccacccgcaccatccccatccccacccgcaccatccccaccctccccatccccacctacaccatccccacccacaccatccccacccgcaccatccccatccccacccgcaccatccccatccccacccgcaccatccccaccctccccatccccacctgcaccatcccacccacaccatccccacccgcaccatccccatccccacccgcaccatccccaccatccccatccccaccctccccatcctcaccctccccatccccacccgcaCCATCCCTACCCgcaccatccccaccctccccatccccaccctccccatccccacccctccccatccccaccctccccatccccaccctccccatccccaccgcaccatccccaccctccccaaccccaccctccccaaccccaccctccccatccccacccgcaccatcccccaccctccccatccccaccctccccatccccaccctccccatccccaccctccccatccccaccctccccatccacaccctccccatcccccaccctccccacccccaccatccccatccccaccctccccatccacgCCCGCACCATCCCCGCCCGCACCATCCCCGCCCGCACCATCCCCGCCCGCACCATCCCCGCCCGCACCATCCCCTCCCgcaccatcccccaccctccccatccccaccctccccatcccccaccctccccatccccaccctccccatccccaccctccccatccccaccctccccatccccaccctccccatccccaccagcaccatccccacccgcaccatccccacccgcaccatccccaccctccccatccccaccctccccatccccacccacaccatccccacccccacccgcaccatccccaccctccccacccacaccatccccacccgcaccatccccgtccccaccctccccattcccaccctccccatccccccatccccagcctccccatccccaacctccccatccccacccacaacATCCCCACCCggaccatccccaccctccccatccccaccctccccatccgcaccatccccatccccatccccacccgcaccatccccatccccacccgcaccatccccacccgcaccatccccatccccacccgcaccatccccaccctccccatccccaccctccccatccccacccgcaccatccccaccctccccatccccaccctccccatccacacccgcaccatccccacccgtaccatccccatccccacccgcaccatccccaccctccccatccccacccccacccacaccatcccccatccccatccccacccacaccatccccaccctccccatcccccccatccccaccctccccatccccacccacaccatccccacccgcaccatccccaccctccccatccccacccgcaccatccccacccgcaccatccccaaccccacccccacctgcacCATTCCCACCCGCACCATTCCCACCCGCACCATCCCCAACCGCACCATCCCCACCCGCACCATCCCCACCCGCACCATCCCCACCCGCACCATCCCCACCCGCACCATCCCCACCCGCACCATCCCCACCCGCACCATCCCCACCCGCACCATCCCCACCCGCACCATCCCCACCCGCACCATCCCCACCTgcaccatccccaccctcccatccccaaccccacccccacccgcaccATCCCCACCCGCACCATCCCTACCCgcaccatccccaccctccccatcgccacccgcaccatccccacccgcaccatccccacccgcaccatccccacccgcaccatccccatccccaaccccaccccctccccatcctcatccctctctcccacctctccatccccatccaacccccctccccaaccccagccccacctcctccacctctccatcctcacccccctccactcccccgtctccatccccctctccccattcccaccccctcctcagctGGTCTCTCAATTACTTATCTGTAAGCCCAGTATGTCCACACGTCAGATGTCCGTAACCCAGAGGGGACCTGTATCACTGTTTACCTCGCCTCTCTAACCTGCCATTCCATAAAATCTGTCCTGTGCCATTAGTTCACCACAGAAACAAAGCTCTTTCAGTGACACCATGAGTCAtgagttcagagatactgcgtggaaacaggcactggtTCCCTGCTGCCCGttaattacccgttcacactcgttctatgttatcccactttctcattcactccctgcacactgggggcaatttacagaggcaattaacctacaaacccgcacgtctttgggatgtggggggaacccGGTGGAAAACAATGCAGTTCCAGGGATaaaggtgcaaactctgcactaacaacacccaaggtcagggtaggacgtgggtgtctggcgctgtgaggcggcagctctaccagctgtgccactgtgctgcccaggttATTTTCTTAACATGCAAAATGTTCTCAACCTTTTTATTGTTAACACCTCAATAAGTAAGGTAAACTGCAGCCCGTTTACACTGTGGATAATGCTCACACTTCCAAATAATTGAGACTGTGCATTCTTTGCACAATGTGCAATTCTTATCCTGCTTATATCTGCAATTAGGTACAGGTTGCATGTGAATAAATCTTACCTCCAACATGATCTGTCTCCACAGCGTGTGTATTCGTTATCTTGCTGAGTAATTGCATTGACAAGTCCTTGCTCTGATGAAGAATTTAAACCTGGGTACTGTTGACACAATGATTAATTCCTCCTCAGTAATCTAGAGCTGTGCTGTCCATTGTGCTCCACTGTGGACTGAGGTATACAaagagctggtgtaactcagcgggacaggcagcatccctggagagaaggaatgggtgacgtttcttctgtCTGAGTCACTCCAAACGTCCTTGTCACGTTGACAAGAGGTTCTGGGCGTGGAGGGCTGAACCAAAGGGAGTTTGCTTGTGTTGACAGTCGTGCAGGGCTTGGGGATGGGAAAGGATAGAGATTTAAATGGAATTGCTAAGTCTAAAGTACAAAATATCTCTATGAATAATGATAtgcagggtggggaagaaagggATTTTACAAGAACAATGCTTCAGTAAACAAACACAATTCAAAATATCGTACCTCTGTGCACAAAACACTCagcaggaaagtgggataatggagAACAAGTATGAATGGATAATCAATGAtcaacgtggacttggtgggccgaagggcatgttttcagGCTGTATCTAAGGTAAATTAAACTGAGACAGGCACTGAGCTGAGCTGCAAGAAGCAACCGATGTCCTTAAGCCTCACTGAGACATCATTATCAAGGCAGGAGAGAGCTGGTGGCAACGGGGGCTCTGAAACATGAGTGGCCATCTCATCAAGGGGTTGGCAGGAATGAAAGTAGTGAGAGCAGAGGCATAGAAATCAGAACCATCGGTGAAAGATGTCAACGTTTGTGTTTTAATGTGGCTTTCTCTCTCGCAGGTTTCGTTCAATTGCACCTGATTTTCGGGGTTGAGGTGAACATTGGGAAGTCGCCGACGATCAAGGTGCTGAACGGCAGTGATGTCATGCTCCCCTGCACGTTCTCCAGCTGCATGACTTACGAAGAGGCCTCCTTCTGGTGGGAGTTCCAGataaataaaacattaccaacagAAAGGGTGAGTATTGCATCTTCATTCCTACGCTTGCAAACCTGCCCCAGACTCATTGTAAAATCCACTCACACAACAAACCTCAGCGGGTGCTTTAGAGAGAAAGATAGTTTCAGCAAAGGTACAGCAACAAAGGGCCATCCTGTGACAGTCTCCATCTCACACTGCTTACCACTCTCAGATCCATCACTGCCCCCAAACCCATTGCCTCCCACCAACTTACTGTGTGAACCTCAAATCATCTGATCTAGTTTCAACCATGGATGAGTTGTTAGTGTGTTTGTTGTTGAGGCAGAGCTAAAATCTCATTTGGAAATTAATCCGAGCAATTGTGAGGGATTGCACTTTGGGAGTTGAATGTAAAGTGAGATTATTCAGCTAATGGCAGgaaccttaacagcattgatgctgAGGGATCATGGGGTCCCAATCCATAGCTCCCTGCAAGTGGCCACACCAGTAGTTATGGTGGCCAAAAGGACATGTCATTAGTTGGGCCATTGAGTGTGAGACTCAAGAATTCATGTTGCAGCTTCATAGAGCTTGTTtaaaccacatttggagcattgtgggcagttttggtcgcTCTAtgacaggaatgatgtggaggcttgggagagggtgcagaagacgttTAACCAccctgctgcctggattagagcttgttacctacaaggagaggttggataaacttgggttgtattctctggaacatcagaagtTCAggtgagacctgacagaagtatataaaaaagaTGAGAGCCAcagatagggttgacagtcagaaccaatGTACCAGCATTGAAGTGACAACagagcattgctttaaggtgagaggacaatgtttaaaggagatgtgcagagaggTGAGTGGACAGAAAAAGGGAAAGGAGCTGGGTAGAATGGTGTGCGCACagtcaggggggagtggaggggcttGTGGAGGGGACAGGGTACTGAAAAACAGGTTTTTAGGAGGGGCTTAGCCCTAAATTAGAGAATTCATTGTTAATGCCTTTGGGTTGAAAGCTTCCTCAGCGGAATATAGTTGTTGTTGATTAGTGTGTGGCCTCAGGTAGGAGCTGAGTTTGACTGAGACTGATGCCCTAGTCCATGTCAGCTGGTGAGAGCAGGATCTTTCTGCACACACATGGGGACGTTATTTTTCCATGGCAATATTGTTGTACTTCACAAGGCCATCATTGACTGTGCAACAGATCACGACATGCTGATGTTTGGAAAGGTGCGGGAGAAATCTGTTTATTGTCCTTAGGTTTGGATTCATAAGGGAGGGACAGTGGAAATAAAATAACTCTTTTGCTTCCAATAAGCCTTTAACTACCATTCTTTTCTGTGCAGATTATTTATATCAAACTAAAAGTAATGACGCCCCGTGTCACGACATATATAGACAGATTCCAGCTCATTGGGAACATTAAAACAAAGAATATCTCCCTTTTGCTGAAGGAAGTGGAATTTGAGGATACAGGCCTTTACACTTGTTCCTTCAAAAACCCTCAGGAACGAAATCAACAAGCCAATTCCACCCTGGAGCTCATTGTCGTCAGTGAATGTAAGTGCCCTGATGTTTCTTGAGACGATTGACAAAGCAAACATTATATTGAGATGGCATCTCGCCTTAAATCTGGTGTACATTCATTCACACACATGAGTCTACACTGTCTCAAATAACATTGAGTAAGATATCCATCGAGATGTTACGAATGAACATTCAAACCTGGGCCACAGCTGGGGTCAATAATGTAGATTTACTTAAGAGAAAAGATAAAGAGTTAAGCTGATAAAATGATGCACAGAGAAagctggtggtggggaggggggggggggtagtggtggttgggtggggggggtggtggggagggggggggggtagtggtggttgggtgggggggggtgggggggagggggagggggggtgggggggggggcggcgggggGGCATGGAAAGACACACACACTGCTGATGTCCAACTCAGTCAACCCTGCTGAGCTTCCCTCTTTAACCCAGGGTCCTGCCAACATTTGTTGTGCAACCCCACACGTTAGAAACCAAACCAGGGGAGGtccttcacagtgaatagtagggccCTGGGGTGTGGTATAGAGCAGAAGATATAGGAGTACAAGTGTaccgttccctgaaagtggtgtcacaggtagataggatggcaaagaaggcttttgatatTATTGACCACCttcggtcagggtattgagtatagaagttgggactttATGTTACAGtactacaagacattggtgaggctgcctttggagtattgtgtcagttttagtcaccctgctagaggaattatgtcattaaactggaaagagtgcagagatgactTACAACACTTGTCGGGATTTGAAgagctgagctatcgggagatatTGGGCAAGCTaagacttaattccttggagcataagaggctgaggggtgatcttatagaggtatataaagttatgaaggGAATTGGTAGGGTAAATCCACATAGtcatttacccagggtaggggaatcaagaaccaaggacataggtctaaggtgagaggggtatgaTAGGAACtagtgtggggcaagtgtttcactcagagggtggtgggtatatcgaatgagctgccagaggaggtagttgaagcaagtataatgacaacatttaaaatacacttggacaggaacatggataggaatgatttagagggatctggaccaactACAGGCAAATCAAAGcaggttagatggggcatcttggttggcatagatcagttgggctgaagggcctgtttccatgctgtatgactcaataactCTAGTACCAGCCTGATACAGTCAGAAATCCATGCCTTTCATCCATTGCTGTTACAAACTCTTGGTGCTCCATGTCCCAATTGTAAGGCAGATCCATCAGAAGAGACATTATGATGGTGTATGATTGAGATTGTCCTAGACATGAGCAACATTGACTCTAGTCCCTGCAAGATTTCATGACCAGAGGTCAAACACGGGCAAAGAACTACCTGGTGCTCACCTTGCGCCGATGAAGCACACACAGTCACCTTACCTGAGCTGTCCCAGGCCAAGGACATGCCCTTCTGGttgggccattgtaagctgtctgTAGGGTGGAAATGGGCAGCTAGtgtgacttaggtgggggagggaccgagagagagggaatgccggggctacctgaagtgagagaaatcaatattcataccactgggctgtaaactgcccaagggaaatatgagatgctgttcctccgatttgtgtttcgcctcactctgacaatggaggagatcgtggacagaaaggtcagtgtgggtttgagagggaaagatagatcagccatgattgaatggcggagtagactggatcctatcacttatggacatggatccAGTGGGCTGGTACTGGAACACTGAGCATCACATTGTCTGTCATTGTGGGGACAGATGCCTGTGATCACACACAGCTTTCTGCAGCCTCTCTTGTCTCTCCTGTTCCCCCACTGCCCTGTAGCTGCTTGAATATACACACTGCTGGTGAAACTGTACTAATCTGTGCACCTGTCCTTTGCATTACAGTATTACCAGTGGACAA comes from the Rhinoraja longicauda isolate Sanriku21f chromosome 32, sRhiLon1.1, whole genome shotgun sequence genome and includes:
- the LOC144608784 gene encoding uncharacterized protein LOC144608784; translated protein: SPPSPSPPSPSPPSPSPPSPPPTPSPPAPSPSPPAPSPPSPSPPTPSPPTPSPPAPSPSPPAPSPSPPAPSPPSPSPPPPPSPSPPSPSPPSPSPPSPSPPSPSPPAPSPPAPSPPAPSPPSPSPPSPSPPTPSPPPPAPSPPSPPTPSPPAPSPSPPSPFPPSPSPPTTSPPGPSPPSPSPPSPSAPSPSPSPPAPSPSPPAPSPPAPSPSPPAPSPPSPSPPSPSPPAPPSPPTPSPPSPSPPSPPSPSPPTPSPPAPSPPSPSPPAPSPPAPSPTPPPPAPFPPAPFPPAPSPTAPSPPAPSPPAPSPPAPSPPAPSPPAPSPPAPSPPAPSPPAPSPPAPSPPVQVACE
- the LOC144608786 gene encoding sodium channel regulatory subunit beta-4-like; its protein translation is MATTSGAEPSIPHKVPRGALGLALMAGFVQLHLIFGVEVNIGKSPTIKVLNGSDVMLPCTFSSCMTYEEASFWWEFQINKTLPTERIIYIKLKVMTPRVTTYIDRFQLIGNIKTKNISLLLKEVEFEDTGLYTCSFKNPQERNQQANSTLELIVVSELLPVDNTLTVLIASIVGGVIGLLILLFIIKKLVLFIIKQVGKKKKECLVNCANTQHGHYGSKTDLKSPPKA